One window of Dendropsophus ebraccatus isolate aDenEbr1 chromosome 13, aDenEbr1.pat, whole genome shotgun sequence genomic DNA carries:
- the LOC138770585 gene encoding B2 bradykinin receptor-like, which yields MESQESNGTMTTWAKGRKMPMYGCIDWENFEWLSTYRPHYLWFIFVLGFIENLFVISVFVLHKSRCSVTEIYLGNMAAADLIFVIGHPFRAIYVSYNYYWPFGGFMCAAVTSLFTLNLYSSIYFLMMVSIERYLALVKPMSIGRLRRPWWAKVACGIIWVSAALLCLPHAVFRKVKFSKKDNITVCVSEYPANWPIATNIIRNVLGFLVPLVVTTFCTSQMICVLKRKVTQRFKKDNKERKATWLVLSVFLVFIVCWLPYNISRFINTLYQFNIFLPCMVTSIIQIVSDISYYIVLSNSCINPVLYCMVGNNFRQKAREVYSRLLCKGPDRWRSSLPTDESGQQ from the coding sequence ATGGAGAGCCAAGAATCCAACGGAACAATGACAACATGGGCTAAGGGCAGAAAGATGCCAATGTACGGATGTATAGACTGGGAAAACTTTGAGTGGCTCTCTACCTACCGGCCCCACTACTTGTGGTTCATCTTTGTCTTGGGTTTCATAGAAAACTTGTTTGTCATCTCCGTTTTTGTCCTTCATAAGAGTCGCTGCTCAGTGACTGAGATCTACCTAGGGAATATGGCGGCTGCTGATCTGATATTTGTTATTGGCCATCCATTCAGGGCTATATATGTCTCTTACAATTACTACTGGCCATTCGGAGGCTTCATGTGTGCGGCTGTCACCTCCTTGTTTACGCTCAACCTCTACAGCAGCATCTACTTCCTTATGATGGTCAGTATTGAGCGATATCTGGCTCTGGTGAAGCCCATGTCCATTGGTCGCTTGAGAAGACCTTGGTGGGCAAAGGTGGCCTGTGGCATCATCTGGGTGTCTGCAGCTTTACTATGCCTGCCCCATGCAGTTTTTCGAAAGGTGAAGTTCAGCAAAAAAGATAATATCACCGTCTGTGTTTCTGAGTATCCTGCAAACTGGCCGATTGCCACCAATATCATCAGGAATGTCCTCGGCTTCTTAGTCCCTCTGGTGGTCACCACCTTCTGTACATCCCAAATGATTTGTGTTTTGAAAAGAAAAGTTACACAGAGGTTTAAGAAAGACAACAAGGAGAGGAAAGCCACATGGCTGGTCCTGTCCGTATTCTTGGTCTTCATAGTGTGTTGGCTACCCTATAATATTTCCAGATTTATTAACACCTTGTATCAGTTCAATATCTTTCTTCCATGTATGGTGACATCTATAATTCAGATTGTTAGTGACATCTCTTATTACATTGTCCTCAGTAACAGCTGCATCAATCCAGTCCTGTACTGTATGGTTGGGAATAACTTTAGGCAAAAGGCCAGAGAGGTCTACAGTAGGCTTCTATGTAAGGGACCTGACAGATGGAGGTCATCATTACCAACAGATGAATCAGGTCAGCAATAA